One Prunus dulcis chromosome 7, ALMONDv2, whole genome shotgun sequence DNA segment encodes these proteins:
- the LOC117633985 gene encoding uncharacterized protein LOC117633985: protein MAEVSVMVPVTRGGCYGAVARGYARYGRNIQIQTASIYPYYAQANGQAESSNKVIINIIRKMLEKNPKQWHEKLSETLWAYRTSKREATGMTPYALTYGHDAILPMEIAVQSLRIAHQHGLTGEDYSQAMLLELEELDASRIDTLNKLLAGKQAVSRAYNKRVRNKSFEEGEIVWKAILPLGAHIAGYGKWSPTWEGPFVINQILGMGAYRLQDRDGVIHTAPINGKWLKKFYPTMWDSQAVQTDPGIEKEQG, encoded by the exons ATGGCAGAGGTCAGTGTAATGGTTCCAGTCACACGGGGTGGCTGTTATGGTGCAGTGGCAAGG GGATATGCTAGATATGGCAGAaacattcaaattcaaactgcTTCAATCTACCCCTATTATGCTCAAGCTAATGGACAGGCAGAATCAAGTAACAAGGTgattatcaatatcatcagaaAGATGCTGGAGAAGAATCCAAAGCAGTGGCATGAAAAGTTATCAGAGACTTTGTGGGCATACAGAActtcaaaaagagaagcaactgGCATGACCCCCTATGCTCTGACCTACGGCCATGATGCAATTCTTCCCATGGAGATAGCAGTCCAGTCTCTTAGAATTGCTCACCAGCACGGTCTCACAggagaagactactctcaagCCATGTTACTTGAATTGGAAGAATTGGATGCAAGTAGGATTGACaccctcaacaaactcttagCAGGAAAACAGGCTGTGTCAAGGGCATACAACAAAAGAGTCAGAAACAAGAGTTTTGAAGAGGGAGAAATAGTCTGGAAGGCAATTCTGCCCCTTGGAGCACACATAGCTGGATATGGGAAATGGTCACCTACATGGGAAGGCCCTTTTGTAATTAACCAGATCCTCGGAATGGGGGCATACAGGTTGCAGGACCGAGATGGAGTTATTCATACTGCCCCAATCAATGGCAAATGGTTAAAGAAATTTTATCCAACCATGTGGGATTCGCAGGCTGTACAGACAGACCCTGGGATAGAAAAGGAACAAGGCTga